AGGCACAATTAGCATATTGATTCCTTCAATAGTGTCCAAACAAAATTACTCATGTCATGATTTCCTTGATCATGCAACACAGAGCTGTAGGGAAAataattatctatataaatCTCTGTATACAGATCTTATAATCTTATGTAATACCAAGATAGAAAACCTTTAAATCAAATTTGCATTCCTCGAATAGTCCTCGATCATTTGCCAAACTGACTGCATCCATGGTCCTGTATATGCTACAATACAGAGTACTTCAATTGTATCAAAACCCTGAAAAGCTTGATATTTGAATTATTCTATCAATGACCAACCTTAGATGAGTCTGTATTCCTCTACCTATTAGCTTTCCTGCTTTTCGAGTAAAAGAAGTCCTAATTGAAACTAAAAATTAGCAGCTATTCCTATTAATCAATTTTAACCATAAGAATCTCAATAAACATGGGGCAAAGCACTGATTGTATGCTGGTAAATATTATTCCTACCAATATCCAACCATAAAATGGCTGCACCAAAATGCATTTTGTACTTTTGACACATTTAATTTagaaatgctccaccgctgacaaatagtattttttcactactgaaaaaaaaagagcagatgatttagtttttttcttcggttacaaaagttacttactctacaacattaccaccattggaaaatgtgagcttctaatttaacttaaagttaaaaatataaaaaaaataattaattgcatcccgaaaaaattctgtggcactatatcgtATATacaatgaagtactgattgcgcatgcaccaaaggcaaaataaattgttttatattattttttgtgttaattagacatatatatacatgattaaacaccaattattgttcaaatgatgaatatcatttatgctctgttggcggtggagcatttttaattacaaaaatacaaacaacaaaataatattttaaactaCTATCACAAGAAAGCTGATTTTATCATTCAGAATCACTCAGAAGTACATTTGTACTCTAAATCAGCTTGTGATGCATGGAGTAGAGTTTTACCTATTTCACCATTTTCCTGAAGTATACCAACATTTCACATCTAACAACAAAATTCTAAtgattaaatttcaaaacaaaatgtcaaaatcatCAGATCTTTtccatatataaaaataaatgcttttacaaaaattgttaactTTTCAACTTAAAAATCAATCAGATAAAAACATGTTTCTAGTACTTTACACAGTAACTCACAATCTCAGAAAAGAACTTCCTGTCCACAACAGCAAAATTAAACAACTTTGTAGTAGTAACACTATATCaacaattccgtctttgcatattacagagttagctcccctgCGGgcaggtatcgattgttacgtcattattttgtgagcgaaaatcacgtcattttctctgaaaagtatgacattacgctaGCAAAAACAcaacgtcacaatcaatacctaccagcaagtgcagataactctgtaatatgcaaatccgGAATACAGAATATCAGGTGTCAAGTATCTACCAAAAAAAATACCTGCTTTATATCTTATGTCTTGGATAATAAAActactataatatatcatcgaaaatttttctttttgttcaccTATACTATTATATGTGTGTATACCAGACTTATACAACGTATATTATGACGAAGACATTTTAAATTTCCGATAAAAAGGATTAAGGATTATTCAAAAGTCAATATTCGCCATTTATTCCAACAAAGTGGtgttggtgatttttttttcccgTTTAATAATTCTTCAAATGATAAAAAACTCCTTCAAGATATTCTTACCACATTAACACACCTTTTTCTCGCAAAGTCTTTATAGATTATCATATAATtagtacattgtatagagaaacTAATTATTAAACATGATTCCACCAGGGAACCTGTTCTTGAGCACTGAAGACATtaatttttcagaaaaaataatgattcTCACTCCATTTAATCCAAACCCCAGGCACAACCCCAGGCACAAATATTGCATGTTAATCTCAATTCTCAAACCATAAATGCTGATTAATTAGAAGATAGATAAGCCCACCAACCAAAAGAAATGTCATTCACCCACCATCCtctatattccaggggttactatcactgtcattttATCCACCCTTGGCATACAATGtgtctcatagtaaaactgaaggcagttcaggagaacaAAACTGAGAAATCACAGGCCAGCAGAAACTGCCTTTAAAGATTACAGAGAATGATTCTTAACTTCAAAGTAACAAAGCCAACCACAATGTTccattatttgattcttttgatgtaacAAAAGGACCAATTTAACAGCTCATCTCTTGTTGCAGACAGAAccttcagttttgatatgacAAATATTCCAGGGttggatattacgacagtgatagtaacccctggaaaaACACCccacatattgtgtctttttgtaGTACAGACTTGTCTGCCCTTCTATAGGAAGGTAATGATTACATCATGTGTTTATGAGATATTACATCATCACTTTGTGGGTAAAATGACATGATTAAATTTTCAATCACAGACTTATGACATCATCAAAACCTGCTGTAACACAAGAGCAGGTAACTCTGCATTGCAAAACGACAGAATTCTGGAGTGAGGTCACAGGTGTTCTCTCAGTGAAGTTTTATACAAATTCCATGATGGTTTTCTTTATGATGCTAATGCACTCCTGCATTTGGTTCTCAGTCATGATGAGTGGCGGGGCAAATCTGATGATGTCGCCGTGGGTGGGCTTGGCGAGGAGGCCGTTGTCACGGAGACGCAAGCATACATCCATAGCATCATGCTCTGGATTAAAAAATCAtctcaattaaaaaataattgaaaatgtttttcaaTTAAGAAtcagaaaaaatcaaaattctaGAAGAATAATCATATGTAGTTCTATGTAAAATTGAAATCTTAAGCATTTTTAAAAAGAACATGTTGCTCTGGTAATATCGAAATCTTGGGCATGTTTGAAAATGCaaacttaaaattaattttctgaTTATATGCATTTCAGAATCTATTGTAATAATTACTGGATCTCTTatacagtaacacctgtcttagtgaccacctctgtataaagaccaccttcttaataagaccacttttctagggtTCCAAATGACcaataatttcaacaaaattcaaCCTGTgcacttggctataaagaccatttccCTCAATTccttgtgtggtctttatagacaagctTGACTGCaatttaattttagattttgtTTATGTTCTATAAATAGCcacagtcatttaaggatgtacaaAAATTTGACTTTCTAGCTTGATCAATAAATACTAATATCGTAAGCcaaattttctttcatggctgttaaatttcgcaatttcaatttcaaatcatATTTGCGAAGAGCAAAATTCATGGATTTTAAATTGAAGATCGATTCCTATCAATATGAATTTTGTagatattaattaataaataaacttATATGAATTTACTTGGATTGTGAATTTCGGGAAAATATTTCGcacgcaaaagaaagttctgTTTACAGTACACTGACTTTAAGGCATAACTTACTCTCATTGATTACAATGGCGTTAAGCAGGCCCTTTCCTCTCACAGTCTTCACTAGATCCTTAGGGAGCTCCGCCAGTTCCTTACGGAGAATATTCCCCAGGTGATCAGCTCTCTCCGCCAGCTTCTCCTCCTCCAacacctacaatatgtaacaacATCAATCataattcaagatggccaccttcAATTTCATATGATATCTGATTATGCTTGAAATTTTTCAAATTCCTTTTGTTTTTCGAACAGTCATACAATACAGATTTATGCCACACAATCCGCCAGATGTCCATTGGTTTTgtccatgtaatatttttgtatgtcaTTATTGTAATATGACCAGGAGCGATTTACATTGATTAGAAATTCTTCATTATGgatattaacaataaaaatgtacatttgatGCAAGATTTTCCGAAATATATGCTGTTGTAGTAAAGTgataaaatgtatcttaaatttgtgttcatttcatatgaaattttatgaaactgaAGTGATTGAGCCAGACTCACCTTCCACTAGACACGGCACGGATGTGAAAAGTTCAGAAGTCACCTGCCTGATCAAGTGGGGTTTCTCTGGGGcgttaataataatatttatctgAACTTGACGTATACATAATATGTCCACAACAAAATAATCAGTAGATCCAGACTAACCTGAAGGGCAGCTATCGCTACTTTACATGCGAGAGGGTTACCCCCGTACGTGGAGCCATGTTCTCCCGGCTGTATCGTTAACATCACTGGATCATCAGCCAAAATAGCCGATACCTACAAAGAGGAAATATTGCCAActtataaaattttgaattaaaagcatcaatttagatttttttaaatattcatttattgcTAAACATTTGTTTGATAAGTATTTCCGATCATAGTATGATGGGCCGAATATTCATAGACAAGAGCTTTCTGAAAAATGTTTTGGAATTGAaatcatcctcaatattccagagGCAAAACTGAAGACTCTGTGTGCGACAACAGATTGGACTAGTATTTTGGTCCTTAAAGATAACAGTACATTGTTTAGCTATGAAATTGGGTTTTTTCTCTCTACAAATCTTCAAACAAAGTAAGAATAAACTTAAGTCTCTGTAGGCCTGGATGTTCTTAGTTTTTTCCCTAAAAATGCCTTCTACTACTGTGCTACTAGGACATAGTCCAGATACAAAAACAGAGATAGTAATCTGTGGAAAATCGGGGATGAGTCAGGGTGTGAACATTTTACCCTGACGATTGCTATGGAAATTTTTTAGAGTTATCAGGCCTTGCAGTTGGGTATCAATTGTGATCTCATTAGATTGTGAATGAAAATtccattgttttcttttaaaacaagagatcccagagggatcttggcgcataccaaagaatgatctatgtctgataaTGGAAAGAGTGATCTTTTTCCTgcttttaaactttttcaaatacactacatatgaaatttgagacagatcgctatagtactttctaagaaatagcggtaacaaacttcaacaattaAACCTAAGATGGGAACCGGtagaccatcttgttgaccgatcagtcccaaaaggcattatgcacaactagggtacaaggggagcctacgcatggaatttgagagagatcccttcagtactttctgagaaatagcggtaactatcaaaatccaagatggcggccgttcagccatcttgttgaccaatcagttataaaatgtaatttgcaCAAGAAGGGCctaaggggaacctacatatgaaatttgagacagatgccctcagtactttctgagaaatagcgataacaaactttaactatcaaaattgtAGGTGactgccaggcggccatcttgtcgaccgatcggtcccaaaacgcaatatgcacaacaagggccctaggggaacctacatatgaaatttaagaacgatcccttcagtacttcctgagaaatagcgatacaacttttaactatcaaaatccaagatggacgccttatggccatcttgttgactgatcgatcctaaaatgtaatatgcacaactagggccctaggggaacctacatgtgaaatttgaaaaaaatccctgcagtactttttgagaaatagtggtaacaaactttaactatcaaaatccaagatggctgcctgtcggccatcttgttgaccgatcggtcccaaaatccaatatgcacaactagggtcctaggggaacttacatatgaaattaaagaaagatccattcagatgttaatgagaaatagcggtaacaaactttaactatcaaaatccaagatgatcGCCTGTTGGCCaacttgttgaccgattggtcccaaaatgcaatatgtacaactaaggtcctaggggaaatAGCAGGAACAAgcattgttaacggacggacggacagaaggATGGACGGAAGGAAGGATggatggacggacgacggaccacagacAAAGAGGATTTGAATAGCCTACCATCTGATTATGGTGGgctaaaatataacattatgcTGATGTATGaacatatgatataacaattaATACCTTCTAAGAAGGACAGCTACTTTAAgatatgtaaatacaaaatcattcaagggcagataactctgtaatatgtagaTACAGAATCATTCAAGGGCAGATACtctataatatgtaaatacagaatcaTGCAAGGAGAGATAACTCTTTGATATACTTACAGGCAGGACTCCTCCTGACAAAGCTTTACCAAGCAACACAATGTCAGGGCGGACATTTTCATGGTCCACACACAGGCGTCTATAAATAACAGCACAAGCATCTATAAATAACAACCTAGCATCTATAGatataaataacaacacagaCATCTATAAATAACAACCTAGCATCTATAGatataaataacaacacagatatctataaataacaacacaggcgtctataaataacaacacaggcatctttaaataacaacACAGATATCTATTAATAACAACACAGATATCTATTAATAACACAcagacatatataaataataacacaAGCGTccataaataacaacacagacatctataaataacaacacaagcgtccataaataacaacacagacatctataaataataacacagacatctataaataacaacacagacatctataaataacaacacagacatctataaataacaacacagacatctataaataacaacacagaCATCTATAAATAACAACCTAGCATCTATAGatataaataacaacacagaCATCTATAAATAACAACCTAGCATCTATAGatataaataacaacacagaCATCTATAAATAACAACCTAGCATCTATAGatataaataacaacacagaCATCTATAAATAACAACCTAGCATCTATAGatataaataacaacacagaCATCTATAAATAACAACCTAGCATCTATAGatataaataacaacacagatatctataaataacaacacaggcgtctataaataacaacacaggcatctttaaataacaacACAGATATCTATTAATAACACAcagacatatataaataataacacaAGCGTccataaataacaacacagacatctataaataacaacacaagcgtccataaataacaacacagaCATCTTTAAATAACAACACAGACATCTATAAATAACAACAGAGACATCTATAAATAATAACACAAGCGTccataaataacaacacagacatctataaataacaacacagaCATCTATAAATAATAACACAAGCGTccataaataacaacacagacatctataaataataacaaaggcatctataaataacaacacagacatctataaacaataacacagacatctataaataacaacacagacctctataaataacaacacagacctctataaataacaacacagacatctataaataacaacacagacctctataaataacaacacagacatctataaataacaacacagaCATCTATAAATAACGACACAGACATCTATAAATAATAACACAGGCgtctataaataacaacacagaCATCTATAAATAATAACACAAGCGTccataaataacaacacagacatctataaacaataacacaagcgtccataaataacaacacagaCATCTATAAATAATAACACAGGCGTCTATAAATGATAACACAGGCgtctataaataacaacacagacatctataaacaataacacaagcgtccataaataacaacacagacatctataaataataacaaaggcatctataaataacaacacaggCGTCTATAAATGATAACACAGGCGTccataaataacaacacagacatctataaataacaacacaagcgtccataaataacaacacagacatctataaataataacaaaggcatctataaataacaacacaggCGTTTATAAATGATAACACTAGCGTCTATAAATAATAACACGGACgtctataaataacaacactgaCATCTATAAATAATAACACAGACGTctagaaatataaataaaaacaggtcgtctataaataacaacacagattttttttttattttcatttcaaaacaagataAGAAAGATTaatattttcagatttaaaattgaactgaaattcttatcaatataaatgatatagatattaatttggCTCGCAGAAGAAAGTCAGTTTACTGTTTCCTCAGTCAATGAtagtaaattgtttttactttccCGTCCTTGCGAGCCCAGTCTGAACCTCGTCAGCAATCCAGAGGACGTTATATTTGTCGCAGAGTTGTCTGACCTTGGTGAGGTAGCCGTCGTCGGGGACGACCACACCAGCCTCTCCTTGGATGGGCTCCACCATGTAAGCACATGTGTTGGGATTCTGTAGTTCTTTCTATCAAATAGAAAACATTTTCTTACATCAATAGTCTCATGGTAACATGGTCTATCTATCAATCTCTGTAGATgtctaaagatgctccattgccgacagagcataaatgatattcatcatttgaacaatacttggtgtttgatcgtgtatatatatgtctaattaacacaaaaataatgcaaattaactgattttgcctttggtgcatgagcaatcagtacttcattccatataggatatagtgccacagaattttttcgggatgcaattaattgtttttaacattttcaacttgaagtaaaattagaagctcaaacttttcaatggcggtaatggtgtaaattaagtaacttttgtaactgaagaaaaatactacatcgtctgctcctgtttttaatagtgaaaaaataccatttttcagcggtggagcatctttagagtaaataaaataacaaaattttaattctctttcaaaaTCAAGTCATAGAAAACATAGAGAAACAGTTCTTTACTTACaccaatttattaaaacataGTTATTATGTATGCTCACCTCCAATGCGTCTATATCATTGTAGGGAACAAGCCCGAACCCTGGCATAAAAGGGCCATACCCGGCATAGCTTGATGGATCTGTGGAACTGGATATGGCTGCCAAGGTGCGACCCCAGAAGTTGCCGTCAGCAAATATAATCCTTGCCTGGTCAGCAGGCACCTTCTTGACCTGGTAGGCCCATTTCCTGGCCAGTTTACAGGCCGTCTCTCCAGCCTCCACACCTACATCAAGTACGCTAGAggtctattccgtctttgcatatcatAAAATTATCTCCCGTTCAGGCAGGTACCTAATCCCCCTTCCCAAAGATGTTTCTCATTAAATTTTGTCACAATCCATTCTGTACattatgactagtagtgatttaaaggaattcTCTCTACTCACTCTATTCCTATGTAAAATCTTATCCCCTCAACTcaaagatgtttctgaccaaatttgattaaaatccatTATGAACTTTACAAACAATACCTGTATTCATGGGCAGTACTTTATCGTAACCAAAAAGACTGTTCATGTACTCCTCATATTCGCCAAGGACGTTGGTGTAGAATGCACGGGACGTCAGTGTAAGGATATCCGCCTGATCTTTGAGTGCCTTGATGATCTTCGGGTGACAGTGGCCCTGATTCACTGCACTGTAGGCACTGAGGAAGTCGTAGTACTGATTACCCTCTACATCCCATACATGTACACCTGGAATACACAATAtcatacacacctgtaatacacaatatcatacacacctgtaatatacaatatcatacacacatgtaatatacaaaatcatacacacatgtaatacacaatatcatacacacctgtaatacacaatatcatacacacctgtaatacacaatatcatacacacctgtaatacacaatatcatacacacctgtaatatacaaaatcatacacacatgtaatatacaaaatcatacacacctgtaatacacaatgtcacacacacctgtaatacaCAATGtcatacacacctgtaatacaCAATATCATACACACCTCTAATACACAATTTCATAAACACCTGTTATACACAATGTCATACCcacatgtaaaatacaatgtcatACACACCTGTACTACACAATGTCACACACATATGTAATATACAGTGTCATACACCCCTGTAATACACAATGACATACATacctgtaacacacaatatcATACCCACATAGAAAACACAATGTCATACACACATGTAATATACAATGccatacacacatgtaataCACACTGCAtgcacacacaaagtacacactgCATACACACATTGATATgcaatgttatatacatgtgaTTACCTTCTCAACAACACAGTTATTTTTCAGTTGTTACTAATCTTCTCAGCGGCACAGGGCCTTGTGCTGTTACTATGACTAATACCTTTCCATTGAAGCAGGGCCCTGTGTTGTAAGTTACCTTCTCCATGACAAAGGGTTTTAAGTTGTTTCTTACCTTCTCTACCTTCTCTGCGACACAGGGCCTTGTGCTGTTATTTACCTTCTCCATGACACAGGGCCTTGTGTTGTCACTTACCTTTTCCGCGACACAGGGCCATGTGTTGTCACTTAACTTCTCCATAACACAGGGCTTTGTGTTGTTTCTTATCTTCTCCATGACACAGGGTCTTTTGTTGTTACTGACCTTTTCCATGACACAGGGCCTTGTGTTGTAACCCACCTTCTCCACGACACAGGGCCGTGTGTTGTAACCCACCTTCTCCACACAGGGCCATGTGTTGTAACCCACCTTTCACATGACACAGCGTCTTGTGTTGTTTCTTACCTCCTCTATGACACAGGACATTGTGTTGTCACTTACCTTCTCTAAAACACAGGGCTTTGTGTTGTTTCGTACCTTCTCTGTGACACAGGGCTTTGTGTATTCACTTACCTTATCCACGACACAGGGCCTTATGTGGTTACTTCTCCATGACATAGGGCTTTGTGCTGTTATTTACCTTTTTCATGATACAAGGTCTTGTGTTGACTTGTTTCTTACCTTTTCCATGACACAGAGCCTTGTGTTGTTACCCATCTTTTCCACATCACAGGGCCTTGTGTTGTTTCTTACCTTCTCTATGACACAGGGCTTTGTGTTGTTTCTTACCTTCTCCAAGACACAGGGCCATGACACAGGGCCTTGTGTTGTAACCCACCTTCTCCACGACACAGGGCAGTGTGTTGTAGCCTACCTTTTCCATGACACAGGGCCTTGTGTTGTTTCTTACCTTCTCTACGACACAGGgctttgtgttttttcttacCTTCTCCACGACACTGGGCCTTGTGTTGTTACTTATTTTCTCTCTGACACAGGGTCTGTGTTGTTACCCATCTTTTCCACGACACAGGGCCTTGTGTTGTTTCTTACCTTCTCTACGACACAGGGCTTTGTGTTGTTTCTTACCTTCTACACGACACAGGGCCTTGTGTTGTTTCTTACCTTCTCTATGACACATGgctttgtgttgttttttaccTTCTCTGCGACACAGGGCTTTGAGTTGTTTTTACCTTCTCTATGACACAGGGCTTTGTGTTGTTTCTTACCTTCTACACCACACAGGGCCTTGTATTGTCACTTACCTTCTCTAAGATACAGGGCTTTGTGTTGTTTCTTACCTTCTCCATGACATAGAGCCTTGTGTTGTCACTTAACTTCTCCATGACACAGGGCCTTGTATTGTTACTTACCTTCTTTACGACACAGGGCCTTGTGTTGTTACTTACCTTCTCCATGACACAGAGTCTTGTGTTGTCACTGACCTTTTCCATGACACAGGGCCTTGTGTTTTCACATACCTTCTCCATGACACAGGGTCTTGTGTTGTCACTGACCTTTTCCATGACACAGGGCCTTGTGTTTTCACTTACGTTCTCCATGACACAGGGTCTTGTGTTGTTACTTACCTTCTGCACGACACAAGGCCACAGGAATCGGACCATAATTATGGGCACCATATTTCTGTTCCTTTGCAAATACTGCCTCCGACTTCTCTCCGATTTTCTTGTTTGCTGTGTGGGTGGCCGCACTTGTTGACATTGTGGCTCTTCGGGCGGCACTTCTCATTGCCATGGTTACGGACTTGCTGATCACACTCATCATGATAAGATTTCTGAAACATAATAAAAAGAATCTCGAATGTTTCCAAAGAGAAAGTTTTGCATGGCTTTAATATCAATGGATCCGTGAGATTCTGTTTGAGATATATCTCTTAAGGACAGAGAATGAAGAAATGAATTATAGTCTAACCTAGTTGTTACATAGTGAACAATTATCAAAACATACCTAGGTCACAATTCGCCAACACTGGTTTTGGCACttcacattacatgtatatgggtTTAAAACAACACAAAAGTACCCAGAGGACTCAGAAATTGTTATGTATTACCGAGATTTTCGTATTATCTCATTCGTACTGAATTATGGATAATGTTGATGAATGCAATTTGTCAGAGGAGGATTTCAATTCCATTCATATGAAACGTGTGTTTGTACTATCCAGATAGCAGATGTTACCATCGAGTATCAGTTccaaaataataatacatgcatgtatcGATTGTAATTGTACGATAGATACAATCATCCCGACGTGATCTTCTATATATGTTACCTATAATAACAGAAAACCTGGATTTTAAAAGCcgactacctttccgaaacgacttttgatttaaaaaatggGAACataaaacaagattgataatGTTGTAGAGCCggaaaagttattaacttaatgTCACTACAAACTAATTATCAattcctaaacaatttaattaaaatacattgaatgttaattttcataatgcaggTCGTATTATATTTCGCatcgtcgtcctaaataccgctcCTTTGTGGATTATCACTGCgacagacagcaaaacagcgaaatgaatctccactgtaaACATACATTACGTGGATAAAACATGCAATATTGTTTGGTGCTGTAACCTTATCTTAAGTCATCAATACGTATTTTCTCTTATTATTATCGTTTTTAgtagttttattagtttaacatcctat
This genomic window from Argopecten irradians isolate NY chromosome 11, Ai_NY, whole genome shotgun sequence contains:
- the LOC138335402 gene encoding ornithine aminotransferase, mitochondrial-like — translated: MMSVISKSVTMAMRSAARRATMSTSAATHTANKKIGEKSEAVFAKEQKYGAHNYGPIPVALCRAEGVHVWDVEGNQYYDFLSAYSAVNQGHCHPKIIKALKDQADILTLTSRAFYTNVLGEYEEYMNSLFGYDKVLPMNTGVEAGETACKLARKWAYQVKKVPADQARIIFADGNFWGRTLAAISSSTDPSSYAGYGPFMPGFGLVPYNDIDALEKELQNPNTCAYMVEPIQGEAGVVVPDDGYLTKVRQLCDKYNVLWIADEVQTGLARTGKRLCVDHENVRPDIVLLGKALSGGVLPVSAILADDPVMLTIQPGEHGSTYGGNPLACKVAIAALQVLEEEKLAERADHLGNILRKELAELPKDLVKTVRGKGLLNAIVINEKHDAMDVCLRLRDNGLLAKPTHGDIIRFAPPLIMTENQMQECISIIKKTIMEFV